One Actinomadura viridis genomic region harbors:
- a CDS encoding sugar phosphate isomerase/epimerase family protein — MSLNQRSVDPRFSLNQWTTRHWPLPDLVAGCVDRGVRGVGLWREPVAEYGVARTAKLVRDAGLSVTSLCRGGFFQRPDAVAENRRAIEEAAELGAPSLVLVSGGLPEGSRDVDGARERVAEALAELAPYAGEHHVQLAIEPLHPMYCSDRCVVSTLGQALDLAAPHPPDQVGVIVDTYHLWWDPAVYDGIARAGAEGRISMFQVADWTTPLPEGVLTGRGMLGDGCVELRRFREAVEAAGYAGPIEVEIFNTELWAMPGAGALDLTLARFAEHVL, encoded by the coding sequence GTGAGCCTCAATCAGCGGAGCGTCGATCCGCGGTTCAGCCTCAACCAGTGGACGACGCGCCACTGGCCCCTTCCCGACCTCGTCGCGGGATGCGTGGACAGGGGCGTGCGCGGGGTCGGGCTCTGGCGCGAGCCCGTCGCCGAGTACGGGGTGGCGCGTACCGCCAAGCTCGTCCGGGACGCGGGGCTCTCCGTCACGTCCCTGTGCCGGGGCGGGTTCTTCCAGCGGCCGGACGCCGTCGCCGAGAACCGGCGGGCCATCGAGGAGGCCGCCGAACTGGGCGCGCCGTCCCTCGTGCTGGTCAGCGGCGGCCTCCCGGAGGGGTCCCGGGACGTCGACGGCGCCCGCGAACGGGTGGCCGAGGCGCTGGCCGAGCTGGCGCCGTACGCGGGAGAGCACCACGTCCAGCTCGCGATCGAGCCGCTGCACCCGATGTACTGCTCGGACCGGTGCGTGGTGTCCACGCTCGGCCAGGCGCTCGACCTGGCCGCGCCGCACCCCCCGGACCAGGTCGGGGTCATCGTCGACACCTACCACCTGTGGTGGGACCCGGCCGTGTACGACGGCATCGCCCGTGCCGGAGCCGAGGGCCGGATCTCGATGTTCCAGGTGGCGGACTGGACCACCCCGTTGCCCGAAGGGGTCCTGACCGGACGCGGCATGCTCGGCGACGGCTGTGTGGAGCTGCGCCGCTTCCGCGAGGCGGTGGAGGCCGCGGGCTACGCGGGCCCCATCGAGGTGGAGATCTTCAACACGGAGCTGTGGGCGATGCCCGGCGCCGGAGCCCTCGACCTCACCCTGGCCCGCTTCGCCGAGCACGTGCTCTGA
- a CDS encoding LacI family DNA-binding transcriptional regulator yields the protein MTEDERTPGRPHVTLQDVARRAGVSLATASRVLNGTTQVRADLRERVLAASGELAYTPNAHAQALAGSSSMAIGVICHDVSDPYFASIARGVMRTAAEHGLMVMLASTFRDPAREIEYIAMLRAQRARAILLIGSGFEDRDWERSMGAELEHYQRAGGRVAVVSRHRTLKADAVLPQNREGAAELARTLVGLGHRDFAVLTGPRLLTTVADRLGGFADALAEAGIELPEDRVIEAGFTRDGGYAAAERLLNGGDLPTCVFAVTDVMAIGALAAFRDHGVDVPGQVSLAGFDDIPIVRDLTPPLTTVALPLDLMGERVMELAVREPASRRSRVERIKGEVVLRSSTAAPRQRR from the coding sequence GTGACCGAGGACGAGCGGACGCCCGGCCGGCCGCACGTGACGTTGCAGGATGTGGCCCGGCGGGCGGGGGTCTCCCTGGCGACCGCCTCGCGGGTGCTGAACGGCACCACGCAGGTCCGGGCCGACCTGCGGGAACGGGTGCTGGCGGCGTCCGGCGAGCTGGCCTACACGCCCAACGCGCACGCGCAGGCGCTGGCCGGCTCCTCCAGCATGGCGATCGGGGTCATCTGCCACGACGTCAGCGACCCGTACTTCGCCAGCATCGCCCGTGGCGTGATGCGGACCGCCGCCGAGCACGGGCTGATGGTCATGCTGGCCAGCACGTTCCGCGATCCGGCCCGCGAGATCGAGTACATCGCGATGCTGCGCGCCCAGCGGGCCCGCGCGATCCTGCTGATCGGCTCCGGCTTCGAGGACCGCGACTGGGAACGTTCGATGGGCGCCGAGCTGGAGCATTACCAGCGGGCCGGCGGCCGGGTCGCGGTGGTGAGCCGGCACCGCACCCTCAAGGCCGACGCGGTGCTGCCGCAGAACCGCGAGGGAGCGGCCGAGCTGGCCCGCACGCTGGTCGGCCTGGGGCATCGCGACTTCGCCGTGCTCACCGGCCCGCGCCTGCTCACCACCGTCGCCGACCGGCTCGGCGGTTTCGCCGACGCCCTGGCCGAGGCCGGGATCGAGCTGCCCGAGGACCGGGTGATCGAGGCCGGCTTCACCCGTGACGGCGGCTACGCGGCGGCCGAGCGGCTGCTGAACGGCGGCGACCTTCCGACCTGCGTCTTCGCCGTCACCGACGTCATGGCGATCGGCGCGCTGGCCGCGTTCCGCGACCACGGCGTGGACGTGCCCGGCCAGGTGTCGCTGGCCGGCTTCGACGACATCCCCATCGTCCGCGACCTCACCCCGCCCCTCACCACCGTGGCGCTCCCGCTCGACCTCATGGGCGAGCGGGTCATGGAACTGGCCGTCCGCGAGCCCGCCTCCCGGCGCAGCCGGGTGGAACGGATCAAGGGCGAGGTCGTCCTGCGCAGCAGCACCGCAGCCCCCCGGCAACGACGATGA
- a CDS encoding SAM-dependent methyltransferase: MAGAGPRVLEVEQVADDRRSPAVLGMHAAHPARLYDYYLGGRDSFEADRRVAEEALAVAPELRAIAAENRAFLRRAVRHLVDAGIRQFLDIGTGLPTRRNVHEMAQEIAPETRVVYVDNDPVVIVHARALLTAHRQVPGEEAGGPGPTAVVEADVREPERILADPDVRGIIDFGRPLAILITSVLQFVPDPEPATVVAPFRDAMAPGGHLVLSHPTQDLRAVQAARVTGAYKRVGIPTVTRPKAEIERAFEGFGLLDPGIVQLPLWRPDGPVTPDLDRIWMYGAVGRKL; this comes from the coding sequence ATGGCGGGCGCGGGCCCGCGGGTACTGGAGGTCGAGCAGGTGGCGGACGACCGGCGTTCCCCGGCGGTGCTCGGCATGCACGCCGCCCATCCGGCGCGCCTGTACGACTACTACCTCGGCGGCAGGGACAGCTTCGAGGCCGACCGCCGGGTCGCCGAGGAGGCGCTCGCGGTCGCGCCCGAGCTCCGCGCCATCGCGGCCGAGAACCGCGCCTTCCTGCGGCGGGCCGTCCGCCACCTGGTGGACGCGGGAATCCGGCAGTTCCTCGACATCGGCACGGGCCTGCCGACGCGGCGCAACGTGCACGAGATGGCCCAGGAGATCGCCCCCGAGACGCGGGTCGTGTACGTCGACAACGACCCGGTCGTGATCGTGCACGCGCGGGCCCTGCTGACCGCGCACCGGCAGGTACCCGGGGAAGAGGCCGGCGGGCCGGGCCCGACGGCGGTCGTCGAGGCCGACGTCCGCGAGCCGGAGCGGATCCTCGCCGATCCCGACGTGCGCGGGATCATCGACTTCGGCCGCCCGCTGGCGATCCTCATCACCTCGGTGCTCCAGTTCGTCCCCGATCCCGAGCCGGCCACGGTCGTCGCCCCGTTCCGCGACGCGATGGCCCCGGGCGGCCACCTGGTGCTCTCCCATCCGACCCAGGACCTGCGCGCCGTCCAGGCCGCCCGGGTGACCGGCGCGTACAAGCGCGTCGGCATCCCCACGGTGACCCGCCCGAAGGCCGAGATCGAGCGCGCCTTCGAGGGGTTCGGCCTGCTGGACCCGGGGATCGTGCAACTCCCCCTGTGGCGCCCGGACGGCCCGGTCACGCCCGACCTCGACCGCATCTGGATGTACGGCGCGGTCGGCCGCAAGCTTTGA
- a CDS encoding VOC family protein codes for MPEGMGPRVRPSPRLARCAELGGAVVSGPKGQGPGAYCVIQDPAGAVLALMQNPG; via the coding sequence GTGCCCGAGGGCATGGGCCCGCGGGTCCGGCCGTCACCAAGACTCGCCAGATGCGCCGAACTCGGCGGCGCGGTCGTTTCCGGTCCCAAGGGACAGGGGCCCGGCGCGTACTGCGTCATCCAGGACCCCGCCGGAGCCGTGCTGGCGCTGATGCAGAACCCCGGCTAG
- a CDS encoding mandelate racemase/muconate lactonizing enzyme family protein, with amino-acid sequence MSPQPSTPPAPAAANLRDLRIERVETFAVALPTRRSFGVAGGAVAVAGRPSLRVLVKVSADGVSGWGEATPIPAWTYETAESIVTTVDRYLAPAVAGRPAWDLDGANAAFERAINRGFSIGAPLAKCALDVALNDLLGRAAGVPLGVLWGRRRTERIELGWIVSGQSPAEVGDSVAEGRDLGYGAFKVKIGLHDEATDAAVVEAVRAHAGDGAPLWVDANQGYTVHAALRMAGRLRGLDVTAFEQPLPANDVAGLRRLRETCPIPVALDESLRHPSDLSTFVRLEAIDIAIAKVQRNGGLTLSRRMCALAEDSGVQLMGSGLTDSDLGLAASLHLFAAHGIDTPVDLNGRQFVESPYAGPTVRVEGGTAHVPDGPGLGVEVDEAEVRRLAVDVLTTGVP; translated from the coding sequence ATGAGTCCCCAGCCCTCCACCCCGCCTGCCCCCGCCGCGGCGAACCTGCGCGACCTGCGGATCGAGCGCGTCGAGACGTTCGCGGTCGCGCTGCCGACCCGGCGGTCCTTCGGGGTCGCCGGCGGCGCGGTCGCCGTCGCCGGCCGGCCCAGCCTGCGCGTCCTGGTCAAGGTGAGCGCGGACGGCGTGAGCGGCTGGGGCGAGGCGACCCCCATCCCCGCCTGGACCTACGAGACCGCCGAGTCGATCGTCACCACCGTCGACCGCTACCTGGCCCCCGCCGTCGCCGGCCGTCCCGCCTGGGACCTGGACGGGGCGAACGCGGCCTTCGAACGGGCGATCAACCGCGGTTTCAGCATCGGCGCGCCGCTGGCCAAGTGCGCGCTGGACGTCGCGCTGAACGACCTCCTCGGGCGGGCCGCGGGCGTCCCGCTCGGCGTGCTGTGGGGGCGGCGCCGCACCGAGCGGATCGAGCTGGGCTGGATCGTCTCCGGCCAGTCTCCCGCCGAAGTGGGCGACAGCGTGGCCGAGGGACGCGACCTGGGCTACGGCGCGTTCAAGGTCAAGATCGGCCTGCACGACGAGGCGACCGACGCGGCCGTGGTGGAGGCCGTCCGCGCGCACGCGGGCGACGGCGCCCCGCTGTGGGTCGACGCCAACCAGGGCTACACGGTGCACGCCGCGCTGCGGATGGCCGGGCGCCTGCGCGGGCTGGACGTCACCGCGTTCGAGCAGCCGCTTCCCGCCAACGACGTCGCCGGGCTGCGCCGCCTGCGGGAGACCTGCCCGATCCCGGTGGCGCTGGACGAGAGCCTGCGCCACCCGTCCGACCTGTCGACCTTCGTCCGCCTGGAGGCGATCGACATCGCCATCGCGAAGGTCCAGCGCAACGGCGGGCTCACGCTCTCACGGCGGATGTGCGCGCTGGCCGAGGACAGCGGCGTCCAGCTGATGGGCTCCGGCCTGACCGACTCGGACCTGGGGCTGGCGGCGTCCCTGCACCTGTTCGCCGCCCACGGCATCGACACCCCGGTCGACCTCAACGGCCGCCAGTTCGTGGAGTCCCCGTACGCCGGCCCGACCGTGCGGGTCGAGGGCGGCACCGCCCACGTCCCCGACGGTCCCGGGCTGGGCGTGGAGGTCGACGAGGCCGAGGTGCGCCGCCTCGCCGTCGACGTCCTGACCACCGGCGTCCCGTAA
- a CDS encoding helix-turn-helix domain-containing protein: MEVSDRLLDIQSQFPDGMTASLARSLRKHVPAIVKEAVAEIERGVPEYARPHDARYSEVLEQCVGWSIGHFVDLFADPRLSSAEIMDFFREIGVGEAREGRSLEPLQAAMRTGAGVAVGRLTEASERSEHPVTAGLIAQVAQAVLLYLDGLVSVVAEGHGEVTARAVGERRNRRRRLLDLLVEEPAPRLADLREPAQAADWRLPRTVAALALGERHPDAHPPSFPEDILPGLHLERPCLIVPDPDGPGRHRLLRAGLRDWVGALGPTVTPTELARSLRWARQALDLASAGVIVHDGLVLAEEHAPILLMAQDRDLLERAASRRLEPLMRLRPAQRHRLAETFLTLLECGFNATQVSVRLQVHAQTIRYRVRQLESLFGDDLYDPARRLEFHMLLHAWLATHREPGD; this comes from the coding sequence GTGGAGGTGTCCGATCGGCTGCTCGACATCCAGTCACAGTTCCCCGACGGCATGACGGCCTCGCTGGCCCGATCGCTGCGCAAGCACGTTCCCGCCATCGTGAAGGAGGCGGTGGCCGAGATCGAACGCGGCGTGCCCGAGTACGCCCGCCCGCACGACGCCCGCTACTCGGAGGTGCTGGAGCAGTGCGTCGGCTGGTCGATCGGGCATTTCGTCGACCTCTTCGCCGATCCCCGCCTCTCCTCGGCGGAGATCATGGACTTCTTCCGCGAGATCGGGGTCGGTGAGGCACGGGAGGGCCGGAGCCTGGAACCGCTCCAGGCGGCGATGCGCACCGGAGCGGGGGTGGCGGTGGGGCGGCTCACCGAGGCGTCCGAACGCAGCGAGCACCCCGTCACGGCCGGCCTGATCGCCCAGGTCGCGCAGGCGGTCCTGCTCTACCTCGACGGCCTGGTCTCGGTGGTCGCCGAGGGGCACGGCGAGGTCACCGCGCGGGCGGTCGGCGAGCGGCGCAACCGCCGCCGCAGGCTGCTGGACCTGCTGGTCGAGGAGCCCGCGCCCCGGCTCGCCGACCTGCGCGAGCCCGCGCAGGCGGCGGACTGGCGGCTGCCGCGCACCGTGGCCGCCCTCGCGCTCGGCGAGCGGCACCCCGACGCCCATCCGCCCTCGTTCCCCGAGGACATCCTGCCCGGGCTGCACCTGGAGCGGCCGTGCCTGATCGTCCCCGACCCCGACGGGCCCGGCCGCCACCGGCTGCTGCGCGCCGGGCTGCGCGACTGGGTGGGCGCGCTGGGTCCGACGGTCACGCCCACCGAGCTGGCCCGGTCGCTGCGCTGGGCCCGGCAGGCGCTCGACCTGGCCTCGGCCGGTGTCATCGTCCACGACGGCCTGGTGCTCGCGGAGGAGCACGCGCCGATCCTGCTGATGGCACAGGACCGCGACCTGCTCGAACGCGCCGCGTCCCGCAGGCTCGAACCGCTGATGAGGCTGCGCCCCGCGCAGCGCCACCGGCTCGCCGAGACCTTCCTGACCCTGCTCGAATGCGGGTTCAACGCCACCCAGGTTTCGGTCCGTCTCCAGGTCCATGCTCAGACCATCCGCTACCGGGTCCGCCAGCTGGAGTCGCTCTTCGGCGACGACCTCTACGACCCGGCGCGGCGCCTGGAGTTCCACATGCTCCTGCACGCCTGGCTCGCCACGCACCGGGAACCCGGCGACTGA
- a CDS encoding ABC transporter permease — translation MVSQGTTTASPDAPPTGVAERSGPTPGERARDALERSWRPVGLLIACLAAWWAVTAAELVEPYLVPSPGTTLSLMADKWSYIWHHSWVTTYETLLGFAIAVIVGIAAAVVMVYSTTIEKTLYPVLLFAQVIPKIAIAPLFVVWLGFGIAPKIVVAVLIAFFPVVISMVTGLKAVDPEMVQLSSTMGAGPWQTFVKIRFPASLPYLFSGLKVAVTLAVTGAVVGEFVGANEGLGYVILQANGNLDTPMLFAGLLVMSLIGVVLFVLVELAEQFLLPWHASRRGDAVTTTY, via the coding sequence ATGGTGAGTCAGGGCACCACCACCGCTTCACCGGACGCGCCCCCCACGGGCGTGGCCGAGCGGAGCGGCCCCACCCCGGGCGAGCGCGCCCGCGACGCGCTGGAGCGCTCGTGGCGGCCGGTCGGCCTGCTCATCGCCTGCCTCGCCGCCTGGTGGGCGGTCACCGCGGCCGAACTGGTCGAGCCCTACCTCGTCCCGTCCCCCGGCACCACGCTGAGCCTGATGGCCGACAAGTGGTCCTACATCTGGCACCACAGCTGGGTGACGACCTACGAGACCCTGCTCGGCTTCGCGATCGCCGTGATCGTGGGCATCGCCGCCGCGGTGGTGATGGTCTACTCCACGACGATCGAGAAGACGCTCTACCCCGTCCTGCTGTTCGCGCAGGTCATCCCCAAGATCGCGATCGCCCCGCTGTTCGTGGTCTGGCTCGGCTTCGGCATCGCGCCCAAGATCGTGGTCGCGGTGCTCATCGCCTTCTTCCCCGTGGTCATCTCCATGGTCACCGGGCTGAAGGCGGTGGACCCGGAGATGGTGCAGCTGTCGTCCACGATGGGCGCCGGTCCCTGGCAGACGTTCGTCAAGATCAGGTTCCCGGCCTCGCTGCCCTACCTCTTCTCCGGGCTCAAGGTCGCGGTGACGCTGGCGGTCACCGGCGCCGTCGTCGGCGAGTTCGTCGGCGCCAACGAGGGCCTGGGCTACGTGATCCTCCAGGCCAACGGCAACCTCGACACCCCCATGCTGTTCGCCGGACTACTGGTCATGTCGCTGATCGGCGTCGTGCTGTTCGTCCTGGTCGAACTGGCCGAGCAGTTCCTCCTGCCCTGGCACGCCAGCCGCCGCGGCGACGCCGTGACGACCACCTACTAA
- a CDS encoding Gfo/Idh/MocA family protein, producing MARRSIGIVMNGVTGRMGYRQHLLRSILAIREQGGLTLADGTVLWPEPVLVGRSEDKLRALAEKHGLDAWTTDLAEALERPGTEIYFDAQITSARLPAIRAAIAAGKHVYTEKPLADDLEGALALARLADEAGIRHGVVQDKLFLPGLRKLKRLVDGGFFGRILSVRGEFGYWVFEGDWQDAQRPSWNYRAEDGGGIIVDMFCHWRYVLDNVIAPVRSVQALGATHIPERVDEDGKPYDCTADDAAYGIFELDGGIIAQINSSWTTRVFRDELVEFQVDGTEGSAVAGLRRCRVQHRSMTPKPVWNPDLPATEDFRGQWQEVPDNEEFDNGFKVQWEMFLRHVAEDAPFDWDFYAGARGVQLAELGLKAWREGRRLDVPELNR from the coding sequence ATGGCACGCAGGTCCATCGGCATCGTCATGAACGGCGTCACCGGCCGCATGGGATATCGCCAGCATCTCCTCCGTTCGATCCTGGCGATCCGGGAACAGGGCGGGCTGACGCTGGCCGACGGCACCGTGCTGTGGCCGGAGCCGGTGCTGGTCGGCCGCAGCGAGGACAAGCTGCGCGCCCTGGCCGAGAAGCACGGGCTGGACGCCTGGACGACCGATCTGGCCGAGGCGCTGGAGCGTCCCGGCACCGAGATCTACTTCGACGCCCAGATCACCTCGGCGCGGCTCCCGGCGATCCGCGCGGCCATCGCGGCGGGCAAGCACGTGTACACCGAGAAGCCGCTGGCCGACGACCTGGAGGGCGCGCTGGCCCTGGCGCGGCTGGCCGACGAGGCCGGCATCCGGCACGGCGTCGTCCAGGACAAGCTGTTCCTGCCCGGGCTGCGCAAGCTGAAGCGGCTGGTGGACGGCGGCTTCTTCGGGCGCATCCTGTCGGTGCGCGGCGAGTTCGGCTACTGGGTGTTCGAGGGCGACTGGCAGGACGCGCAGCGGCCCAGCTGGAACTACCGGGCCGAGGACGGCGGCGGGATCATCGTCGACATGTTCTGCCACTGGCGGTACGTGCTCGACAACGTGATCGCGCCGGTCAGGTCGGTGCAGGCCCTGGGCGCCACGCACATCCCCGAGCGGGTGGACGAGGACGGCAAGCCCTACGACTGCACCGCCGACGACGCCGCCTACGGCATCTTCGAGCTGGACGGCGGGATCATCGCCCAGATCAACTCCTCGTGGACCACCCGGGTGTTTCGCGACGAGCTGGTGGAGTTCCAGGTGGACGGCACCGAGGGCAGCGCGGTCGCGGGGCTGCGGCGGTGCCGCGTGCAGCACCGTTCGATGACGCCCAAGCCGGTGTGGAACCCCGACCTGCCCGCGACCGAGGACTTCCGCGGCCAGTGGCAGGAGGTCCCCGACAACGAGGAGTTCGACAACGGCTTCAAGGTGCAGTGGGAGATGTTCCTGCGGCATGTCGCCGAAGACGCCCCGTTCGACTGGGACTTCTACGCGGGTGCGCGGGGCGTCCAGCTCGCCGAGCTGGGGCTGAAGGCGTGGCGTGAGGGCAGGCGGCTCGACGTGCCGGAGCTGAACCGGTGA
- a CDS encoding ABC transporter ATP-binding protein has protein sequence MSKPETAPQTDPAAEAQAAVHVDEVAVRFRTRKRDVTALREVSLDVPMGEFVSIVGPSGCGKSTLLKLVAGLLKPTTGTVRLRGDKVTGPRHDIGYVFQRAALLEWRSARRNILLQAEMRKMPSAQARRRADELIEMTGLRGFEDALPHELSGGMQQRVALCRALLHEPRVLLMDEPFGALDALTREQLNVEMNRIWRETGTTVLLVTHSIAEAAYLSNRVVVMSDRPGTIREIIDVDLPAERQYSPTMAKPEFSRVTSRIRDLLGAGAAAD, from the coding sequence ATGAGCAAGCCGGAGACCGCACCCCAGACCGACCCCGCCGCCGAGGCCCAGGCCGCGGTCCACGTGGACGAGGTGGCCGTCCGTTTCCGTACCCGCAAGCGCGACGTCACGGCGCTGCGCGAGGTCTCGCTCGACGTGCCCATGGGCGAGTTCGTGTCCATCGTGGGCCCGTCGGGCTGTGGCAAGTCGACGCTGCTGAAGCTGGTCGCGGGCCTGCTCAAGCCCACCACCGGCACCGTGCGGCTGCGCGGCGACAAGGTGACGGGCCCGCGGCACGACATCGGGTACGTGTTCCAGCGCGCGGCCCTGCTGGAGTGGCGCAGCGCGCGCCGCAACATCCTGCTCCAGGCCGAGATGCGCAAGATGCCGTCGGCGCAGGCCAGGCGCCGCGCCGACGAGCTGATCGAGATGACCGGCCTGCGCGGGTTCGAGGACGCGCTCCCGCACGAGCTGTCCGGCGGGATGCAGCAGCGGGTGGCGCTGTGCCGCGCGCTGCTGCACGAGCCGCGGGTGCTGCTGATGGACGAGCCGTTCGGCGCCCTCGACGCGCTCACCCGCGAGCAGCTCAACGTCGAGATGAACCGGATCTGGCGGGAGACCGGCACCACCGTGCTGCTGGTCACGCACTCGATCGCGGAGGCGGCCTACCTGTCCAACCGGGTGGTGGTGATGAGCGACCGGCCCGGGACGATCAGGGAGATCATCGACGTCGACCTGCCGGCCGAGCGCCAGTACTCCCCCACCATGGCCAAGCCCGAGTTCTCCCGTGTCACCTCCCGGATCCGGGACCTCCTGGGGGCGGGGGCCGCCGCGGACTGA
- a CDS encoding ABC transporter substrate-binding protein: MKLRTFATIATALLPALALTAGCGGGDSDETTSASGKKLTKVTLTLNWYPYGEHAPFYYGKKQGIFEKHGIDLQINAGQGSQKTVQATGAGQTDFGWADTPALLAAVDKGMPVKSLGVYLQTTAASVQSFTETGIKKPADLKGKRIAGTAGDALSRTFPAFLKKNGMSEADVPIQNTDPAGKIAAVISGKADGLLGFASDQGPIMQDKAKKPVSALRFSEFGLNFYSNGLLVGERKLKSEADLVKRMVTATSESWTAAQGDHDNAVAAMAGASDQLPPVPVITEQFKTTLTLLHTDATKGKAPGVNTEADWKATIDLFAQTGVITKPQEPGAYWQADAAPQG; encoded by the coding sequence ATGAAACTCCGCACCTTCGCCACCATCGCCACCGCCCTCCTCCCGGCCCTGGCGCTCACCGCCGGCTGCGGCGGCGGGGACTCCGACGAGACCACCAGCGCCTCCGGCAAGAAGCTCACCAAGGTGACGCTGACCCTCAACTGGTACCCCTACGGCGAGCACGCGCCGTTCTACTACGGCAAGAAGCAGGGGATCTTCGAGAAGCACGGCATCGACCTGCAGATCAACGCCGGCCAGGGCTCGCAGAAGACCGTCCAGGCCACCGGCGCGGGCCAGACCGACTTCGGCTGGGCCGACACCCCGGCGCTGCTGGCGGCCGTCGACAAGGGCATGCCGGTCAAGAGCCTCGGCGTGTACCTGCAGACCACCGCCGCCTCGGTCCAGTCGTTCACCGAGACCGGCATCAAGAAGCCCGCCGACCTCAAGGGCAAGCGCATCGCCGGCACGGCGGGCGACGCGCTGTCGCGCACCTTCCCCGCCTTCCTGAAGAAGAACGGGATGAGCGAGGCCGACGTGCCGATCCAGAACACCGACCCGGCGGGCAAGATCGCCGCGGTGATCTCCGGCAAGGCCGACGGGCTGCTCGGCTTCGCCAGCGACCAGGGCCCGATCATGCAGGACAAGGCCAAGAAGCCGGTGTCGGCGCTGCGCTTCTCGGAGTTCGGCCTGAACTTCTACTCCAACGGGCTGCTGGTGGGCGAGCGCAAGCTCAAGAGCGAGGCCGACCTGGTGAAGCGGATGGTCACCGCGACCAGCGAGTCCTGGACCGCCGCGCAGGGCGACCATGACAACGCGGTCGCGGCCATGGCCGGGGCCTCCGACCAGCTGCCGCCCGTGCCGGTCATCACCGAGCAGTTCAAGACGACCCTGACCCTGCTGCACACCGACGCCACCAAGGGCAAGGCCCCCGGCGTCAACACCGAGGCCGACTGGAAGGCGACGATCGACCTCTTCGCCCAGACCGGTGTCATCACCAAGCCGCAGGAGCCCGGCGCGTACTGGCAGGCCGACGCCGCACCGCAGGGCTGA
- a CDS encoding dihydrodipicolinate synthase family protein: MGEPRAFTAPPGPAASRVAYAAAHVVPDPFAEEPALDWDTTLAFRRHLWSYGLGVAEAMDTAQRGMGLEWDTTRELILRSGAEARACGGRIACGAGTDQLPPGPTSLDRVVAAYEEQLAVVAEAGAVPILMASRQLAASANGPEDYAKVYGRLLGGLDRPAVLHWLGPMFDPALEGYWGTPDLDAAAGAVLSIIEDHADRVDGIKVSLLDAGREIALRRRLPASVRLYTGDDFNYPELIRGDEQGHSDALLGIFDPIAPAAATALHALDAGDLATYEEVFAPTLPLARHIFETPTYYYKTGVVFLAWLAGHQRHFRMVAGLESARPVLHLVRLFRLADAAGLFPDPGLAAARMRAWLTVLGVAR, translated from the coding sequence ATGGGCGAGCCGCGCGCCTTCACCGCCCCGCCGGGCCCGGCCGCCTCGCGCGTCGCGTACGCGGCGGCGCACGTGGTACCGGACCCGTTCGCGGAGGAACCCGCGCTCGACTGGGACACCACGCTGGCGTTCCGCCGCCACCTGTGGTCGTACGGGCTGGGCGTGGCCGAGGCCATGGACACCGCCCAGCGCGGCATGGGCCTGGAGTGGGACACCACCCGGGAGCTGATCCTGCGCAGCGGCGCCGAGGCGCGGGCCTGCGGCGGCCGGATCGCCTGCGGCGCGGGCACCGACCAGCTCCCGCCCGGTCCCACCTCGCTCGACCGTGTCGTCGCCGCGTACGAGGAGCAGCTCGCGGTGGTCGCGGAGGCGGGCGCCGTCCCGATCCTGATGGCCAGCCGCCAGCTCGCCGCCTCGGCGAACGGGCCGGAGGACTACGCCAAGGTGTACGGGCGGCTGCTGGGCGGGCTCGACCGCCCGGCCGTGCTGCACTGGCTGGGCCCGATGTTCGACCCGGCGCTGGAGGGCTACTGGGGGACGCCGGACCTGGACGCGGCGGCCGGCGCGGTCCTCTCGATCATCGAGGACCACGCGGACAGGGTGGACGGCATCAAGGTGTCGCTGCTGGACGCCGGGCGGGAGATCGCCCTCCGGCGCCGGCTGCCCGCGTCCGTCCGGCTCTACACCGGGGACGACTTCAACTACCCCGAGCTGATCCGCGGCGACGAGCAGGGGCACAGCGACGCCCTCCTGGGCATCTTCGACCCCATCGCGCCCGCCGCCGCGACCGCCCTGCACGCGCTGGACGCGGGCGACCTGGCCACCTACGAGGAGGTCTTCGCCCCCACCCTGCCGCTCGCCCGCCACATCTTCGAGACCCCGACCTACTACTACAAGACGGGCGTGGTCTTCCTGGCGTGGCTGGCCGGGCACCAGCGGCACTTCCGCATGGTGGCCGGGCTGGAGAGCGCGCGGCCGGTGCTCCACCTGGTGCGCCTCTTCCGGCTCGCCGACGCCGCCGGGCTGTTCCCCGACCCCGGGCTGGCCGCCGCCCGGATGCGGGCGTGGCTGACCGTCCTGGGGGTGGCGCGGTGA